TAAAATGATATTAGATACATAGTtgactaaaatattataattataacaataaatttttttgtaatacgaTTATCCTGGACAGAATTACTCGAgactaaaaataaatcaattacgTGTTTCGAATAATGTACCATTGGCAGTAAGATAAAAATGAGTACATTAATAGGAGATGcaatttgtaatataaaattaattttttcatatacATTTTGATGCAAACTGCATATTAAACATTCACTGAACTTAATATTTCAAAAGATAATATTTAGGTTTTATTGTAATTCAATGTAAAATCTTTTCCCTACAGATTACAGAATAAGGAGAACTGTAGAATGCTGGGTTAAAGACTCTTTCGCTGGACCTGGATGTTGGAATATACCCATTATCCTTGCCAtaactgacttaaaaaaaaaatcacatcaatGCATTTGAAACTGTCCAGTTTGACACCTCCACTTTAAAGATTTTGTTCAGTATGTAGAAGGCAGGGTGCAGACATGTGTGTGCTGACAGATAAGGCACAACACTCCAAATTAAAGTACCCTATTGTAAAACAGGTTTTCTTCATGTCTTATGGAGAGGGATGGACAAACAAAGTTATGCAGAGGCATCATGCATACCTTGCCTGCCTTGCTAGGAAAGAGATGGTGTTTTAATACTTTTAATGCAAGCAGAGTTCAATACACATTTttaaataggtatttttttttttggtaccatAAACAAACAATACAAACCCTATAATGCTATAATTAATCACTGATTTATTGGTATCTGACTTAAGTTATTCTGAAGGTGATATGTTCAATCTAAAAAAGagaatacacctatccctcacttagcacgtcttcagaatgcgtgaattcatttagcgcaatgttaattttactgccccagtcttgaatagcaggtctgtaaatttcagttagcacgaaatctccacaggcaaaaaaaaaagtctggcacGATGCCACGAAacctgtttcaacttctgtaaacaacagatgtgctgtggAATACAGTTAGCCAggcaaggggggaagagatggtcacgcaggtctgactacactatcggctgttgtacaaatatCAACTATGgtaagttaaattgcggctatggcgTGTAAAGGACGACATTTTTTTACGTCCACGCGTATGCCActgtgccgtaccgttgtcgcctggccacaaaccgggccgtgaactcagtctagccagtggcaaggaaatcacacaaacaaaagcaacatctgaccattcagctgccggtaactacgtgcttgatcactcataatgcatcgtgttgaagtatttgagacaaaactagaagtaccTATTACGGCCGCGCAGATtgacatgaaggccacgcttatgttggtcgcactttagttttaagcaagtcaaatgtgcacacaattttcttttgaagacatttttaaacattataacctttatctgttagtcTGTGATGCCGTGGTGTaccgtttataaaaatgtagccaccgctagttggcatcattcatgtttggctatgttacttcccgtatagagtgcacaaacgtagtcaaatatcgatattgatatctcgccgattgcatgcaatgcgTGCTCTCTATCTTGTGCCGATtttactacatttgatagcccgcactctttcgtggtgtgtactacgacaatagttatGCGTTATTTCAGGTTCGCATTTGGGTCACAGAtgatgtttttctatttaaagttgaagaaaggtttttgttgcatgacttattaatttaaatagtttggcgtgcttttttatactctactttaaaaaaaacataggtaCTTTCCATGATTGggttatgtttttatgaataacctttcctaacaaaaattttttccccacataaaaatcgcacccctacttttgtAACTTGATCTTATTATAATTTGTGCGAGATTATGCGATAGGACAcgataagcactttaattttttaaaaattaaaatgtaattatccgaacagtaatattggtttcactgtcagtaaaggatggtttggcaAGATATGcgatgtgagttgaaggtcatgcccgggcgggcaagtcagccagcagACTGACGATAAAGTATATAACCATGTAtcttccgttacgcggtgtcgtatttgtcatacaaagtgcaatAGGAGGCATATcaagattaatggtgtgacatatttatcattgagtgttattctacgcaattttggaacacattacataaattagccttgctatttatggaaactaatccttcagaatacgcgattttgaataacatgagcatttttaggaactaATTAGTAGtgtaagtgagggataggtgtttAATATATGGATTGAAcatgtgggtccaccatctttgtcaCACTTTTACGTTCATAAACTTCCATTcctttttcacgaaattactcctaccaaatgctgtatacacatcaaaaattgaaCACTCTACATGTTAGGTGCAGCCTGAAGCAGATTATTTTTTTGCCATCACCACAGAAGTTTTTAGGTGGAGTTAACAAGGAGAAGTTGGTATTTAACCCCACCACCCTTCCCAAATGACTGCCTCTGCAATGAGTTTACATTTTCATGTAACCAACTCATGGAATATTGTAAATTGGCCTAagtcaatattaatttttttcatgcagTGGTCTGTTCAAAAACTTCAGTAAAATTAGATATGTTGTAAGTCTCTCAAAAATAAAATGAGGCAGTGAATAAGAGTATTAGGTAGTTACACAACCAAATCATTGAagtatggaaaaataattttaaaattaagttttaatttatacACATTCTTTACttttagatgtaaaaaaaaagatattaacaGGAAGATTTTAAAGCTTAGGtagcaaataataaaaatcttttatatataaaaaagtcaAAACATTCAGGACCAAGCCTTTGGAAAAGGTCTTCTATAAATTTATGCTATTGGTAACATTTTGTAATCTATGTGCAGTTTAAAACTGACCACCTGTAGGCTTGTAATTTAATATTACCTGTGCCTGCAGTTCATGACATACTTTGAAAATTAAGCATACGTTTCTATCATCGGCACACTCAATTGTATTATTTTCTGCAGAATGCTTAAGTCTAGTACACATAGACATCTTATGTGAGTAGAATGGTAAATACCCTTATCCAAAAAATAACTTTTAGCAAACTAGTGTTAAAGAAATAATTCTATTAGCTACCATACAAGGGCTATATGTAGCTAGTTCTTTCTGTAAATATCTTTAGCTATTAAGGCCACTATAAACAAACAAAACTATACCTATTCATAATGGCCCTAcaaaataaatcttaaatttcattttttcattGATACATTTCTAAACCAACtttctttttttccccacaaTCATTAAACACACATTAAATGGGATGAATTATAATTAGTACAAAAgaataaaatgatattttttataaaattggaaaaaaatattgaagcagTAAAACCTTTGAAAGTTGATTTTTGTACTTTAAGATgtagtatttattaaataaagtttactACAAAAGCAAACTTACCACTTAAAATTGTAACctgtacatttttttacattatttaatgcTGCTTTATCACTTTTAACATTCACCTTTGCGAAAAAGAAAGATGCCCATGTGTACCAGGTTCTAGTGAAATATACATGTATGTAATAATATGTACATcgacaataatttattttttcaaactaacTGTTCGGTGCTGCTAGCAGAGAGATCCAAAAGCTTCCACGCTGCTCTCGGGTTCAGTTCCGTCATGTCCCGGCACAGAACCCACACGTAGTTGACCCGCAGCACTTTCTCCGGGTCGCCCTCGACGACATTGCCCTTCGCGTCCCTCAGGCACATGATCTGCTGCGACGTGAAATTGATGACCAGCACGGGCCCCTGGTCCATGATCTTGCCCATCATGAGGTCGACGTTGTCGATGTCGAGGACCTTGGAGTCGAAGCGGTACCCGGCCGCCCGGGCCTGGCGGATGGGCGCGGAGAAGACGTTGAACGGGCCCTCGTGGCACCAGTCCCGCAGGATGTCCAGGTCCCCGCGCACCATCGCCTCCAGGATGTTGGGGATGACGTCCGTCTCGCAATCCTTGATGAACTGTACTTTGTCGAAGCTCGGGTCCACCTTGCAGATCTCCGTCAGGGTCTGCGACAGGTCGGTCTTCTGGAACAGCCCGCCCATGATGTCCGACACCTTGTCCGTCAGCAGGCGCGACGCTCGGATCATCGGGTTGTCGCTTTCGTcgtattttattttccagtccAACACTTTGTTCACGTACGGGTTATTGTCCTTAAAGTTCTGCCAGCTCTGATAAAAcctagcagtaaaaaaaaaaaaaattagatacttaaaatcaatattaattatgaaacagaagtaaaaatatttcataaaaatatctGCCAAGGATAAAATAGATTGAAACTATATTACTCATACACAGAAAgaaatgtacatacataaaaaaaattatttgtaatttttaaagttcttGCAAAGGGAAAGACTGATTTAAAATTGTATGATGCTAGTAATggtgtatgttaaaaaaaaaaattaatttaaaaataatgtaggcATCCCAGGTATTCTGGAATTTAATTAATATACAgaagtacagtagaatctcgttataaagtacaccaataaagcctcaacttttatacttagtaatgaaagtactttattctgaaagttacctttaaaatgtagtatttttgaatttttaaaaataaagtagtaggggatcaaatgttacattagcttggaagcaaatatttgtaaaacaacaagaatttaaaaaaaattactgaacttaatacagtagcctaaattctaggcctaaatatacaaaatttataggTATCTGTcaaacacaaaatgacaaatgggttaaactattttgcagatatgtacatttattggaatagaattccctcgtcatctcctaggcgaagtctcttgcaaccagcagataaagatgactgttcatacagtttaataattttttcgcgatcttttattattgttgacagtgtagtgggaaCCAAACCAAACGACCGAGCCACATATCTATTTTTTCTGCCCTTGTCAACTTCTTTTATAATTTCCACATTTTCCTTCAAagtaaactgcttgcgtttctttttatctttttggtcatccatcctgattaaaatattcattcaacaatattgtttgcctcatgccacgtcaaacgtaaacaaacctctcatccatagataaccatagctccgcactagtagcgcgcgttgtgagcatggctgtgccaggcaacattccgaccttcatggcaaaacaattaaagcgtgtcggccatgttttgacaccaaacagttcaaaaattaacctgcataaattaacattattggattttctattttgtatataatttaaaatataatttttatttaacgtttgtgtctgcggtaattgaaacttataaaacgtgctctataaataaccaaaagatggcgcagctaaaaacaattgtcttgaggggcgagacagcaatcgattgtttagatcgtctcgtgcatTAAAGTGGAGGACGATGAATGGCACGTTATACTGTACAATGATTCTACGAATCGTTGatacaatgtttgtttacattttatacttaacgattcttgaaagtgataaaaattaatcgtaatgtacatttatattaaagaacccctgcgcaaaatcaataactattatgtaaaattttcctgataactggaaaagaatggtcgttgtattgaaaaTTAGGACACGTTTTtaacgttaaagtgaaatatttttacattttttacattggtattttgagcgggaatttaaaatcatacgttgaactgaaagatacatTATTGTGAAGTACGTTGTAATGGAATTTCACTGTATGCAGTTAATCTACCTTGAACAATATCACAATGTGTGACCTAACAAAAGAGATTCCCGTTGGACTTGACTACGGGTGGCATTCTATATTTTCCATACCCCTATTAGGTCATTTgactatttgaaataaaaaaaaataaaaaaggtgagTGAGGTTTTTAGTACTTGCCAGAGAAGTGCAACCTCTTACCTCGGTAACCAccaaattcaagtgttctcatgttgaaaatacacatatgtatataatacaaaactgtgatacaaaatttaatgcagatttctctaaaataatgccaagcatgataaatatacgccaattgtgttttcaacgaCATTTCTGCAAGAATTCACAGCTGAGCAGCTAAgccaactattgaatcatttgattagcaaacTGGAATTTAAAACTAtacatataatgaaacggctctgataaaaaagacttgaaaaaatattaaaccctggctttagacctgattttcaaccaggaattttattaaagtagtgctcattttgttaaaattcattcaacatttaatactataatgtttccctttggctttgtaaacttttgGTTTGTgacatctgccacagatggcagcactctGGTTACACTTCATTCCACGTGACTTCGGTCGCAATCATGAAATTACTCCTTACAAATGTTGTCTACCATGagcttgtgtgtttgtgtgtgtgtgcgtgcgtgccctggacccaggatcggagatgACCCCTcccccaattttacagtcacgtgctccattataattgcatggttatttcttacctacactctttttagaatgttatttaacctgaaaatacatggtaaaattatggttactattttataagtccaaactaagctttatttataaaattattttactttaaaataaccacagtgagtatatatatttatttcacacactgagataaaaaagggagggggggggggggctgggcccgggccctggacccaggggtccacccagccacacccttgtgggggccatgacaACTACATTTTCTAAAGCTAATCAAATAACACAACCAATACAAGATTTcataaccaaattttttttaaaaaaatttcaattagttgtaaatttacaaaaaaaagtgcaataaaataaaattaaaaaaatttaataactataACTTAAGATTGCAAAGAGGACTGCTTACCTGGAATCTTTGTGCAGCTCGACGCCGGTTGCCTCCTGGTTGGGTTCGATCACCCTGTTGTCTGCGACTGCGCACGTCTCGTTGCGCTTGCGCAGCTTGTCCGGGGCCTTGTACACAAACGCCTGCATGCTGCCCTCACCCAGCTCCTTCTTGACGGCCCTCGCGGTCTGCGACACCGTCTGGAAGGCCGCTGACCTGCCCAGCTGCTGGCCCTTCTCCGAGAGGGACTCGGCGGCGCCCCGGGCCGACTTCCCCAGCTCCTCCGTTATCTGACCTGCATCCACAGCCACATTGCGTACTTCAGTTGGCACAGCCccactttttttattaattacaaaaaataacctCAACAATTTATTGTAAAGTTTCCATTAGGCTTGCAAATCCTGTTATTTTTCTTTAGTTCAAATCCATTACCAATTGGAATActattttataaatgtaataatcCTTTACAGCATACTATATCTTATTTATTTTGGctatagtaattattaattttcctactagaattaggaaaaaaaaattaatattatatcaaATGTAAGACATGCATTTACTACCATTTATTTACACCTACAACTTTAGAGATAAAAGTCAACAAAACTAAAAGAAATTTGTCAGTTTTCATATCTTTAGTTTTTACAATTATTTCCCTAATTTTTGCTATTTAATGAGCTGCAGAAGAGAATCAAAGTGAAACGTTTTGAGGAGTtaaagattttgttttatttaatgtgGGACAAAATTGTTGTGTGTGGGATAATGTACACCCAATGAAATACATATTTAGAACATTCAATGTTCCCAAATAGGTATGTAGTGAAAATAAATCTTTAAATTCACACTGCTAACAATGAGGTAGGCTATttagaaacataaaataaatattatgcatggcaaaaaaaaattaaacacagttaCCATTTTCTATGGAATCACCCAACAACAATTTATTCACCAAATTctactaataataaaattgttcaaGGCAAAAAGTCTATACATTGGAtgaaaatatgattaaaaaaaatagctatttacattattgagaaatcaaaaatatagttttaaaaatttttgttgtcagtttgttccagcatcaatcgaaaactacttggCGGATTTTGACGAACTTTTTATTATTAGaaaggtctttggctaacttaaaagctacatataattacagaattctaCCCCTAACGGAGTGAAATAAGGGTAAATATGGATTTAAGATGATTTATTATATCTCTGAATATAATCAAGCTAAAGAAATAATATTCGATACCaatattaaacaaacaaaatcatcccaccaaatattttaattgtgtaaAACAACCCCTAAGTGGTGAAAAAAGGGTAAGTTAGTTTTAaagtttaataataatttctctgaATTTATTTAAGCTTAATAAATGATATGGGATAATAATAAACACAAGAAtataaacaacaatttttatCTTTTGTGAAATTCAAGCCCTAAGGAGTGAAAATGGGGTAGCAATGTTTTcaagtttaataattatatttgcaaTTTTAATTAACATCATTGTAaatgttaataacaaaaaaaattctgctacGACTCAATGATAATTTTGTAGTGTTCCTAATGTCCGCTAGTCAGGGCTGTTCATGCCAGTTTATGGCCTCACACACATCAGTCTCTCAAACGGCCACATCAAGGAGGGTCCCGAACTTGTTCATAAACCTACATAATGGAAAGCTATTTGGAGGCAACCTTCTCTCGCGCACCATTGTACCCATGGATCTGTAGCTGAAATGATCATGAATTCCAGCCTTTGTGTGCAAGGCCCAATAGTATATGACTTTATAACAAATCATAGCTTGTTCCAAACTGCATGCGAATTGTAAACAGTAAATCagtaatatttaaacaaataaattaatattatttcattttctcaaCAGGCAATATAAACTCATGGAGAAACAGATAAAAGCACAGtcaatatttaattgtatatattttgctaCTCCACAATGGAGTAcctgggaaagaaaaaaaaaaccatcatcaCAGGTTCCAAAACCTTTCAACGAATCCTGAACCCATTAAGTTGCACTGTACATAGtcaaatacatacaaataaaatacctGCTTTCTTAGCAATGTCAGATTTGCTTACATCTTCTAATGCCTCGTGCATCTTTTCCTTGATGGAGCCCAGTTTTTCCTTCAACACCTCGGAACCTTTAGATGCTTCAGACTCCACAGTTTCAAACTTTTGCCTGAAACAGAATCCAGAAATAACTACAGCCTGCTGCAGGAAATCAGTAGTAAAACAAAAGGCCCAACCATGACATAAGcatggactgaaaaaaaaaaaagtgagggagTGAATTTATATTACTGCACAAGTGTGCAAGCAAAATCCTTGGTATCTGCCTCAAAAAATTGCAGTGGTTGAATCCAAGCACAAGCAGCAGAAATTACGATATGCTGCTTGATTTTTAACATTCAGTGCTTACAAACATCTGTTCCAGTGATTAAACATGAATATTAGATGAAAAGATGTTTTAAAGCAGTTTTAACATTCTGTACTTTTGAAGATGTGCTGATAGCAAATTTCAAATACATAACCAACATGGTTATGTCTTATGCTGTTACATGAGCAAAATGACATACTAAAGACATCAAAGTAACACATCACAAAACCAGTAGTAAAAAAGATCATTGCATTACTTAAGTTTTACTTACATAATAATACTTGAGTTGCATAGTGTATATGCATACTTAAAACAAGGTAAGTTTAAACTTCTGGTACGTATCCTATGATGCTGATTGGTCACGTGAAAGTGTCACATAGGTGTAGGCATCACAGTTTTTAGCCACGGAAAGTAGCTACTGGGCAGTGTATTTCTACATTCGCTACAAGGGCATACGGCACATGCACATTACCTAGCTTTCTTTAAGGCGTCCGACTGCTCGAGCTTCTGGGCTTCGTCCCTGAACTTCCTCAAGTTCTCTTTCATCTCTTTGTTCTTTGCAAACTCCTGCTTGATGTTCTCCACAAACTGGGTAAAGAAGTTGGGCTGACGCGCCGGCTTCGAGTACAGCCGCACCTGCAACACCAAGGCGCAAATCAACATTACTCAGTGGCAACCCTAGACAGCAGGgctttttttcttttatgaagGCCCTGCCCGAGAACAAtttgaaaaatttcctgtttcaaacaaaattttaagccaacctggaacttaaatttcgtcAATGATTTTACTAATTTATCTTTAGAAatgttgatattctttcctgataaattatctcTGGGTCAGTTTCGTAAATGCTTACAATCAAATTTCAGTGGAATTATGTAAttaaatgtggaaataaaatATCTGAGAGTTTTTCTAATACAAAATCGTGAACTGAAATTTGTACTAACCGCTTTATTTTATAAgctgatgaaaataaaaatttcctttcCTCATTAATGTCTGCATTttaaaaagaagaaatgaaaagcACAGGCGTGTGGCCTCGCTAGACTTGGGGCCCTGGGTGATTGCCTGGCTGGCCCGACCCTGAAGCCGTATCGGTATCATGCTGACGCTCCAAGTACGTCATGAGCTTTGACAGCTGGTATGCTTCATTAAACTCGACAAAAAACGAATTATTACCTTAATTCTACAATCTTTGCAGGAACTGTACattaaatcaaactaaaaagtgagaaTTAGCTATACTTATAGCTACGTTCTTGCTTACATAGCTAAACATTTTTATGTCAACTTAAAATAAACTGTCTACAAATATGATTAGGATTATCCAGTGAGGCGGATTAACGAGGACCGGATAAACAAGGTTTTACTACCACCATTGATCCTTGTCAGACACAAGAACATTTGAAATGTGATGTGATGCAGTTGGTAACAATGGTGCAGAACTCACCATTCTCCAGTTGTGGTTGACATGCAGGGCTGGCCTGAGTGGGCTCAGGTATGTCATGCAGCGAGGGTGCAGCGAACACAGTAGGTTCCATCCTATTCCTCCTggcttgtatatatatttatttcgaaACTGCAACAAAATAGCAAACAGCTTACAATGGGGGAGGAAGAGGGTGGGGGAGGATTAAATCCCTAAGGCCCGGGCACCAAGGGACCCAATTGAGTTTTAAGGTGTTTTTTTAACACATGATAGAAAGTCGAAATTAAATGTCTATCACTAACAGAATTAATTTGAAATCTTACAAGTTAGGCACATTTAAAGTTATGGCCACAGTAACttttacttttgtttttttaaacttttagagcaacgtgtaaaaaaaaagaggtgtGCTTAAATTTTCCTAATGGTTTCACCATCACTTTGAGCCACCAAGTTGTGCCAGATTTCTATGAACACTTTATCTGTAGTGTGTTCTTCATGGTGCTTATCTGCTCTATCCATCACATACATACAAACAGCAGCTACAAAACTAAATGAGGGCAGTCCTCGAAATGAGACTTCCCATGCTCTTCACTAGAGGGGGAACAACATAGCTTGTAAGAATTTTACTGATGGTAACGAGTGGCTGTTTTTCCAGCTTGGTTAATCCTGAGCCATCTGTGATCTGGCTACCAAAAACTTTATGGGGGCTTACCAGTCCTCTCTCTATGCCATTATTTGCAGCCACAGAGCAACCTTCCTACTCCAGTATAGCAAACTCTCTGATTGCTTAACCAACTTTCTAATTACCTGTTATATTCTTACAAGTATTTATATCAACCTTGTATCACTAAACAACTCCCAACTCAAGTTTTTGATATATTCGAGATAAAGCACATCAATACTCAAGTCACAAAACTACCTGGGTCAAGTAGTTTATTTTGTACCAACTCAGGATAAAATCGAGAACTATATTACACATAACAGTATTATGCCCTAATATTTTATAGAATATCAAACCACACGTGTTTCTTATGCTTAATTTTTACATATAAGTAGCTAACATAACCTCTATCTGTAGTTCTACTCGATCCCTCAAAGAGAATAaactatttcttaaaaaaaaaaaatacacatacacGCTCTAACGTAAATTTAAATTTGACATTTCGTAATTATAGCTTACCATTACAATGAGAAATGTAAAACGAATGATGAAACAGGAACACTTTTTTCGAAACCTGCTAGTAAAAACAAACAACCGTCGACGAGAAGGAACAATTGTGTAACGAAATGTAAAACCATAACAAACGCTACATtgccaaaagtaaaataataaaaaaaaaatttgtaactacaGCGTTTGGAAGTATGAGGATGTCGTGAATTGCTATTGCAAACCATTTCTTTACGTTTCTTAAGTCTTGTGAACTTAAAAATGATTGACTGTTATTGCTTTATCAGAATGTGCTAGCTGcttgtgtgtatattta
This genomic window from Bacillus rossius redtenbacheri isolate Brsri chromosome 6, Brsri_v3, whole genome shotgun sequence contains:
- the LOC134533098 gene encoding mitochondrial import inner membrane translocase subunit TIM44 → MFRNKYIYKPGGIGWNLLCSLHPRCMTYLSPLRPALHVNHNWRMVRLYSKPARQPNFFTQFVENIKQEFAKNKEMKENLRKFRDEAQKLEQSDALKKARQKFETVESEASKGSEVLKEKLGSIKEKMHEALEDVSKSDIAKKAGQITEELGKSARGAAESLSEKGQQLGRSAAFQTVSQTARAVKKELGEGSMQAFVYKAPDKLRKRNETCAVADNRVIEPNQEATGVELHKDSRFYQSWQNFKDNNPYVNKVLDWKIKYDESDNPMIRASRLLTDKVSDIMGGLFQKTDLSQTLTEICKVDPSFDKVQFIKDCETDVIPNILEAMVRGDLDILRDWCHEGPFNVFSAPIRQARAAGYRFDSKVLDIDNVDLMMGKIMDQGPVLVINFTSQQIMCLRDAKGNVVEGDPEKVLRVNYVWVLCRDMTELNPRAAWKLLDLSASSTEQLV